TCCGCCCTTCTTCAGTCAGCGACGGGCAACGCTTACCAGAAGTACGAGATGTTCACGCGGGAGGCCTTCGGCCAGGCGGAGAAGTATGCAGTGCTTCAGGAGTTCCTGCCGGAGCTCAAGGGAACCGAGAAGCGGGTGATGATCGCCGACGGAAAGGTTGTCGGGGGGTTCAAGAAGACGGGCAAAGGTGCCGAGTTCCGCGGCAACGCTTCGACAGGCGGCGATGTCGGTGCGCTCGAGCTGAATGCGGATGAGCTTGCCCTGAGCGAGAAGATCGGTGAGCGGCTGAAGGACTTCGGAATTCGTTTCGTGGGGATTGATATGGCGTATCCATACCTCGTCGAGCTCAACCTCGTGAATCCCGGCGGGATCAATTACCACAGAAAGGCCACTGGGGAGGACATTGCGGACTTGCTGACCAGGACAGCGGTCGACGGAGCGCTTGCCGCAGCTGCTCGCTAGGTTCATTTCTCAAGGGCCGCCGCATTCAAACCGGTGCAGGCCTTTGGGAAATTCGGCTGAGGCGTGTACACGGTGACGTGTGAGGTGGCCGCCATGAGCTGACGCCCGATTCCACTCTCAGGCGGGCGTCAGCCCATGCAGGCCCGTGTATTCGGTCGACGGCAGGATGCCTGGTCGTTTAACGGTTTTGAGGAGGCTATTTTGGTTGATCCACGGAGCGCACTCGTACTCACGCGAAAAGACCCGAAGTCTAGATGGTCGGACAGCACGCACGAGGTGGACTCCTTCGCCATCGGCGCGTCCAAGATCACCTTGACCTTTGTGCCGAAGCACGCAGGAAGCCCACGCATCGCGTACTCATACAGCCGGGTGCGGGCGGCCGTCTGTGCCCCAGGGACCCCGATTCTTGTGCCGGACCAGCATGTGGTCTTGGTGCGCGGAGTTCTGTGGTCATCAGCTCTCGAGATCTTCGAGTTCGATGGCCCGGATGGGCCACTGAGGAAGTTGTTCTGGACCAGCCGGGATGGCATCGAGAAAACGTGTTGGTACGAGGCGGAAGACGTGGTCATCATGGCTGACGCGACGTACCGCTCTGCCCAGTCCAGTGCAGTCTTGGGCTATTTCCGAGAGATCATCGAGGCGAAGGATCCTGAATCCGACCCGATAGTCCGGGCCTATCGATCGTTCGATTTCGTCCATCCGGAGAGCGTGCTCGCAAGGTATCTTTCGGGAGGGCTGCCGTCACCACGGTCTGCGCCAGCTAAGCGGGTGTATCCATTTCGTAGCAACCTCAGCCAGCAGGAGGCTACCGAGAAAGCGCTGACGCATCAGATCTCGGTGATTGAGGGACCGCCCGGGACCGGAAAAACTGAGACCATCTTGAACCTGATCGCAAACATCGTCGTCAACGAACTGGGGAGCGTTGCCGTGGTGTCGTTGAGCAACTCCGCTGTCGAGAATGTGGGTGAGAAGCTCCAAGAGTACGGGTTCGGTCACATAGTGGCTGAGCTCGGAAACCGAACGAAACAGGAAGCCTTTTTCGCGGCCCAAAGGCAGCGCAATGAAGCTGCTGTCGCCTTTGCCCATTGCTCGCCGCCCGCACCGGATCCCACGCAGCTTGCCGAGCTCGACGAGCGGCTGAGAGCGCTACAAGCCATGGAGCGCGAACGGGCACAGGCTCGGGCGCTCCTCGCCGAGTACCGGCTGGAGTACGATCACTTCCGACGACGCTGCGACGACGAAAAGTCGGTGAGTGTCGACTCGCTTCCGCTTTTGCGCCGCCCCACCTCGCGCATCCTGGAGTTCCTTGCTGAGTCCTCCCTCGAAATGGAGTTTGGTTACCGCCCGGGTCTCATCGGTCGGGTGAGGAAATTCTTCAAGTATGGGCGTATACGAGACATCGATTCGGCCGACGTTGAAACTGTTCTCGCGCTTCAGTCCGCGTACTACCAAAAGCGCATTGCCGAACTCGTCTCAGACATCGCCAGGCTCGACGGCGAGCTCGATGGTTCCGACTTCGAAGAAGTAGCCCGCCAGCGGCAGCTGCGGTCGCTTGAGACATTTGCTGCATCGCTTGCATCAAGAGTCGGTCAAGGCGGCCGGGCCGACTTCACCCCGGACTCGCTACGGCACGCCACATCGTTTCGCTCGCTAGTTCACGAGTACCCATTGGTTCTCAGTACCTGTCACTCTTTGCGAAGAAATATTCCGGCAGGCAATCTGTTCGACTACCTCATCATTGACGAGGCGTCGCAGGTCGACCTCCTGAGTGCGAGCCTGGCGATGTCGGTGTGCCGAAACCTCGTCATTGTCGGTGACCGCAAGCAACTTCCGCAGATCAGCTCGATGCCGGAGGGCGCACTGCCGGCACCATCTCCACCTTATGACTATGTCGAGCAGAGTATCCTCTCCTCGTTGCAGTTGCTCTACGGTGAAACGGTGCCGGTGACTCTGCTCCGTGAGCACTATCGCTGTCATCCTGCGATTATCGGCTTCTGCAATCGTGCGTTCTACGATGGCCAACTGATTTCCTATACGAGCAGCGACGGCCGGGCCGCGCCGGCCATGAGGGTCCATCCCACAGCTCGCGGCAATCACATGCGCCAGCACCGAGGAGGCGGGAAATCGAATCAGCGGGAAATCGACGTCGTGCTTCAGGAAGTTCTCCCCGCAGCTCCGCCGGGCACCCGGCTGGAGGACATTGCGTTCGCGGCGCCGTATCGTCAGCAGGCTGACAAGGCCGCAGCGCAACTGAGCGATCAGATGGACACAGTCGACACCGTGCACCGATTGCAGGGCCGACAGAAACGCATGGTGGTGCTGACAACGGTGCTGTCCGAGACCTGGCAGGGCCTCCGCGGCCTGCAGTTCGTCGACGACCCCAGGCTCATCAATGTCGCTGTGTCCCGAGCCATCGACACCTTTGTGCTCGTTACAAACTTCGACCAGCTTCCGAAGAGCCGGCACATACGGGATCTGATCGGTTACATCGAGTACCACTATCCCGATCAGGCCGTCGAGCCGAGCGCGGTGGTGTCGGTTTTCGACCTGCTGTACCGAGACTTTGACGCGCAATTGGCTCCCCTGGCGGGTCGGCTCAGCAGCACGGCGAAGTACCGCTCGGAGGAGATCATCAGAGTGTTGATCGGAGACATCCTTGCCGAGCCGGCCCATGGCCATCTTCGATTGCAGGAGCAAGTCTTCCTCAAGAATCTCGTAGCTCGAGGAACTTCATTGAACGATGAGCAGCGTGCGTTTGTCCGGCGGACGTCCTCGGTCGACTTCGTGGTTTACAACGCCGTGACTCAGCTACCGCAACTCGCCATTGAGGTGGACGGGTTCGCCTGGCACGAGAACAATCCAGCCCAGTTGAGGCGGGACAGAGTGAAGGACTCGGTCCTGCAACGCGTAGGGCTGCCTCTCCTTCGGCTCCGCACCACTGAGAGCGGAGAAGAAGACCGCATCCGGGGAGCCCTCGCCGCATCGGCGCGGGTTTGACCACAGGCTCAACAGGGGATGACTCTGGACGGATCGCCCACTTCATGGTCGGCTGGAACCATGAGCTCACTGATCCGGCATATCACCCTCGATGCGGCAGACCCCTTCCAGCTGGCACGTTTCTGGGCCGAAGCCCTCGACGGTTCACTGGGCGACGACGACGCGCCGGGCGATCCCGAGGCCCTCGTCACGACTGCCGGCGGCTCGATGCTGTTCGTCAGGGTCGATGACCGCAAGACCGTGAAGAACCGCATGCATCTCGACATCCAGCCCCAGGACCGCACCCGCGACGAAGAGGTCGAACGCCTCCTCTCGCTCGGGGCCACGGTGCAAGGCGACCACCGGCGACCCGACGGGACCGGGTGGGTAACACTGCATGATCCCGAGGGCAACGAGTTCTGCGTCGAGCGCAGCGCCTCGGAGAGGACGGACGGCTGACGTCGTGACACCCGGCGCCGGCTGACCAGGCGCGTTCCTGCGCGCAGGAAACCCTTGAACGACATCCCCGAACGCGGCGTTGTCAGCGGAGAGTGTAAACGCTTACAATCTCTTTCGGCGCTGACTCCATCGCGCCGGAATGTGCACCATGAAAGGGTTGAGGCCGTGTTCCTTGACTGACCGTAGCCGCGCGACCATCCGGGACGTCGCCCTGCTGTCCAGCCTGTCCATCTGCACCGTGTCGCGGGCCCTGAGGGGACTTCCCAACGTGTCCGAGGACGCCCAGCGCCGTGTCGAGGACGCGGCCTCCAAACTCGGATACCGCGCCTCGTCTGCCGCAGCGCGACTGGCCGGTGGCAGGACCGGATCCGTGGCCATCATCGTCCCCCGGGCCACCACTTGGTTCTTCGCCCAGGCGGTGGAAGCGGCCGAAGAGGTGTTCGCCGACAGCGGCCTCGACTCCGTGCTCATCAGCCTCCGCGGTCGCGCTGACGTCCGCGAGAGGATCTTCGGTGATCTCGACGCCCTGGCTCAGCGTGTGGACGGTGTGCTGCTGCTCGGCGTCGACCTCGGCGACGATGAGGTGCAGGCGCTGGCCGCCTCGCCTCTGGAGGTGGCGAGCATGGGACTGAGCGGCGTACCGTGGGACACCGTAGGGATCGATGACGTTCAGGCGGCCCACGCGGCGACCAGTCATCTCCTCGGCCTCGGCCACGGGGAATTCGCCATCCTGGCGGCCGACGAGGACGATCGCGGGACCGTCGGCACCTCGGGCGATCGGCTCGCAGGGTTCACGCAGGCCCTGGCGGAGCACCATCTCGAGGTGCACCCTGACCGCATCATCAAGGAACCGTCCAGTATCGAAGGCGGGTACCGGGCCATGACCGAACTGATCGACAACCGGGGCCTCCCGGAGGCCGTGTTCGCGGCCTGTGACGAGGCCGCGTTCGGAGCGCTCAAGGCACTCCGCGAGCACGGGCTGTCCGCGCCGAAGGACGTCTCGCTCATCGCCATCGACGACCACCCGATGAGCACCGTCCTGGGGCTCACGACCGTCGCGCAGCCCGTGGCGGACCAGGCGGCGTTCGCCGCCGATCTGCTCACCGAGCGTCTTCAAGGACGGTCCGGGGCCCCGCAGGACCATCGCCTGCCCGTCGCCCTCATCGAACGCAAGACCACCCGCCGCCCCCGGCGTCAACCCTGAGGACCCCCCATGACCACATCACTGAACACGTCGATCTGGGACGGCACCGAGGCGCTCCTTTTCGACCTCGACGGCGTGCTGACCCCCACCGCTCTCGCTCATGAGCAGGCGTGGCGCACCCTGTTCGAGGACGTCCTCGCCGTCGAAGGGGTCGGACCGGAGTACACGGATGCCGACTACTACGCCCACATCGACGGACGGCCGCGCTACGACGGTGTCCGCGAATTCCTGGCCTCCCGGGGCCTCACCCTGCCTGAGGGCCAGGACGACGACGCGCCGACCGAACGCACCGTCCGCGGCCTTGGAAACCTGAAGAACCGCCTGTTCGCCCAGATCATCGAGGACGGCATCGAGCCGTACCCCGGTTCGTCACGCTTCGTCGCGGCTGCCCGCGAGCGCGGTGTGAAGCTCGCCGTCGTGTCGTCATCCCGCAATGCCCCGGCCGTGCTGGAGGCGGCAGGGATGGCGGATCTGTTCCCCATCGTGGTCGACGGCAACGTCGCGGCCCGCGAAGGGCTGCCCGGCAAACCGCATCCGGCCACGTTCCTGCGGGCCGCCGAGCTG
This portion of the Arthrobacter woluwensis genome encodes:
- a CDS encoding AAA domain-containing protein yields the protein MQARVFGRRQDAWSFNGFEEAILVDPRSALVLTRKDPKSRWSDSTHEVDSFAIGASKITLTFVPKHAGSPRIAYSYSRVRAAVCAPGTPILVPDQHVVLVRGVLWSSALEIFEFDGPDGPLRKLFWTSRDGIEKTCWYEAEDVVIMADATYRSAQSSAVLGYFREIIEAKDPESDPIVRAYRSFDFVHPESVLARYLSGGLPSPRSAPAKRVYPFRSNLSQQEATEKALTHQISVIEGPPGTGKTETILNLIANIVVNELGSVAVVSLSNSAVENVGEKLQEYGFGHIVAELGNRTKQEAFFAAQRQRNEAAVAFAHCSPPAPDPTQLAELDERLRALQAMERERAQARALLAEYRLEYDHFRRRCDDEKSVSVDSLPLLRRPTSRILEFLAESSLEMEFGYRPGLIGRVRKFFKYGRIRDIDSADVETVLALQSAYYQKRIAELVSDIARLDGELDGSDFEEVARQRQLRSLETFAASLASRVGQGGRADFTPDSLRHATSFRSLVHEYPLVLSTCHSLRRNIPAGNLFDYLIIDEASQVDLLSASLAMSVCRNLVIVGDRKQLPQISSMPEGALPAPSPPYDYVEQSILSSLQLLYGETVPVTLLREHYRCHPAIIGFCNRAFYDGQLISYTSSDGRAAPAMRVHPTARGNHMRQHRGGGKSNQREIDVVLQEVLPAAPPGTRLEDIAFAAPYRQQADKAAAQLSDQMDTVDTVHRLQGRQKRMVVLTTVLSETWQGLRGLQFVDDPRLINVAVSRAIDTFVLVTNFDQLPKSRHIRDLIGYIEYHYPDQAVEPSAVVSVFDLLYRDFDAQLAPLAGRLSSTAKYRSEEIIRVLIGDILAEPAHGHLRLQEQVFLKNLVARGTSLNDEQRAFVRRTSSVDFVVYNAVTQLPQLAIEVDGFAWHENNPAQLRRDRVKDSVLQRVGLPLLRLRTTESGEEDRIRGALAASARV
- a CDS encoding VOC family protein, with the translated sequence MSSLIRHITLDAADPFQLARFWAEALDGSLGDDDAPGDPEALVTTAGGSMLFVRVDDRKTVKNRMHLDIQPQDRTRDEEVERLLSLGATVQGDHRRPDGTGWVTLHDPEGNEFCVERSASERTDG
- a CDS encoding LacI family DNA-binding transcriptional regulator, giving the protein MTDRSRATIRDVALLSSLSICTVSRALRGLPNVSEDAQRRVEDAASKLGYRASSAAARLAGGRTGSVAIIVPRATTWFFAQAVEAAEEVFADSGLDSVLISLRGRADVRERIFGDLDALAQRVDGVLLLGVDLGDDEVQALAASPLEVASMGLSGVPWDTVGIDDVQAAHAATSHLLGLGHGEFAILAADEDDRGTVGTSGDRLAGFTQALAEHHLEVHPDRIIKEPSSIEGGYRAMTELIDNRGLPEAVFAACDEAAFGALKALREHGLSAPKDVSLIAIDDHPMSTVLGLTTVAQPVADQAAFAADLLTERLQGRSGAPQDHRLPVALIERKTTRRPRRQP
- a CDS encoding HAD family hydrolase — protein: MTTSLNTSIWDGTEALLFDLDGVLTPTALAHEQAWRTLFEDVLAVEGVGPEYTDADYYAHIDGRPRYDGVREFLASRGLTLPEGQDDDAPTERTVRGLGNLKNRLFAQIIEDGIEPYPGSSRFVAAARERGVKLAVVSSSRNAPAVLEAAGMADLFPIVVDGNVAAREGLPGKPHPATFLRAAELLGVDPAAATVVEDAVSGVEAGAAGGFRAVIGVDRGAGEDVLRSAGATLVVSDLDELLPA